A genome region from Gambusia affinis linkage group LG24, SWU_Gaff_1.0, whole genome shotgun sequence includes the following:
- the LOC122827220 gene encoding microtubule-associated protein 2-like isoform X3 produces MADGTQPEDHWAANGQENGENGYSSYGYRENGYHAAAAAPPPVTVDDSANLPPSPPPSPSAEQTGPLGQAQPAESKTSCESEVQEGECPVTSEEELALSKHPTTSEKDLSEGSSTEQIDKDRGDNKEESPEDCKPLESKVKDHEDILPTEDAGSLKTENNAGVMLPKKSQAPLNESTEKTEEGETISQGNEDNSIQKETVQLKERSDKDSKTYFETSKSQEEGLSQGYYELNLTSEKGYDRALDQFEEREKKNVRISPDKAQLEQRRLSLNIPSGSSTEMTVKVDKSRRFSESLCPVSGSFEGTEVPPITPFVEMYTSPLKPVISIISTPTPSDNIQTMQDASAEGHGSSSDQSESFSDMLDLAGVPLRPSIQMRDHMRRKSMPASALLGNAFDKLSLSEQILTEVAGENQQEEFGYCVFSEYSAPMPSPADVPNPGDSQHQHFPSLGSEEEEVSKVVEIEDGQTQVQQKDQKEITQVSQKHVLEKKDPPVKTSLILEKAVTSGLKPDRLLIPMTASKDRLTELRLETGLPGDIKIQAIPEVDIEKDPSREASPIPPDNSFTFTPAETGSRFPLSPISPKSEGTLETQGGEPQGKDDMSNKSSESKSVDEDLEANKAMAKTEVVDQQEKAEEADRTTTVSLEPLQDSLEEKPLSSGETETQTPSEVSQHLSIEKAGGEKTPQIQLPELTLTKDSSRPQVLSPIIVIPQAQVDEEEDDIEIAEEPQEIMEEPEEILHSKSNIIAESIPDIPEAEEQKDQMRLMVCDKTLDDDPKSGAEEWSHSALNSDEGEPATDSSHLSPCSDHDLLQQSEEGDEEEKEEEDLQVDKMKWTKEENEGVKKDKAYQEVVEGVDYDATGDEKEKKVLIEEDGTKEKDIEIGEEASLATNDETTMNVSILDTDSGWMDPQDDDKSIMTEQIEALPQTQSSTAASTVVDCPAKQLPGKGRGRLGTAECRVTRKAPTYHPPREEIRKKKVGVRRADQSKVSALQSRSPSRKSGAKVAARHPRPAPLHGSAKRKATGMAQHQPLSVAQPSRERPTERTYRSPEKRSSLPRPAKSLTRHIPAAEQEDSTPSRPTCTDSARSRSVRSGASTPGSAVTPGTPPSYSCRTPGSRTPGSHTPKSFSVLQEKKVAVIRTPPKSPSSVQRQLKVINQPLPDLKNVKSKVGSTANLKHQPKGGQVQILSEKLDFTHVQSKCGSKDNLKHTPKGGHVQIQTKKIDLSHITAKCGSMSNIHHRPGGGHIRIENVKLDFKDKAHAKVGSLDNASHMPGGGNVMIESHKLSFRETAKARVDHGAEIIITHSPGVETGGTSPRLSSAGSINITESPQLSTLAQDVTAALAKQGL; encoded by the exons ATGGCAGACGGCACGCAGCCAGAGGACCACTGGGCCGCCAATGGCCAGGAGAACGGAGAGAACGGCTACTCATCCTACGGCTACCGGGAGAACGGTTACCACGCTGCGGCGGCCGCTCCGCCTCCAGTAACAG TGGACGACTCGGCCAACCTgcctccctcccctcccccaTCTCCATCCGCTGAGCAGACTGGGCCCCTGGGACAAG CCCAGCCAGCGGAGAGCAAAACATCTTGTGAATCTGAGGTGCAAGAAGGCGAATGTCCTGTAACTTCTGAAGAAGAACTTGCTTTGAGTAAACATCCCACTACTTCAGAGAAAGATCTCTCGGAGGGGTCCTCAACTGAACAGATTGATAAAGACAGAGGAGATAACAAAGAAGAATCCCCTGAAGACTGCAAGCCTTTGGAGTCTAAAGTCAAGGACCATGAAGATATTTTGCCTACAGAAGATGCGGGAAGcctcaaaacagaaaataatgccGGAGTTATGTTACCCAAGAAGTCACAAGCTCCTTTGAATGAAAGTACTGAGAAGACTGAGGAAGGAGAAACAATAAGTCAGGGCAATGAGGACAATAGCATTCAGAAAGAAACAGTGCAGTTAAAAGAACGATCAGATAAAGATTCAAAGACTTACTTTGAAACATCAAAAAGTCAAGAAGAGGGATTGTCACAAGGCTATTATGAACTCAATTTAACCTCAGAGAAAGGGTATGACAGAGCTCTGGATCAATTTGAAGAAcgagagaagaaaaatgtgaggATATCACCTGATAAAGCACAGTTAGAGCAACGCAGACTGTCCTTGAACATTCCTAGTGGGTCTTCAACAGAAATGACTGTAAAAGTAGACAAGTCGAGGAGATTCTCTGAAAGCTTGTGTCCAGTCAGCGGAAGCTTTGAGGGGACAGAAGTTCCTCCAATAACCCCATTTGTTGAAATGTATACTTCACCACTTAAGCCTGTAATTTCCATTATCTCAACACCAACACCATCTGATAACATCCAGACAATGCAAGATGCTTCTGCTGAGGGGCATGGTTCTAGctctgaccaatcagaaagcTTCTCTGATATGTTGGACTTGGCTGGAGTCCCACTTCGTCCGTCAATACAGATGAGGGACCACATGAGACGAAAATCAATGCCAGCCAGTGCACTCCTCGGTAATGCCTTTGACAAGTTGAGTCTATCAGAACAAATTTTGACAGAGGTGGCAGGGGAGAATCAACAGGAGGAGTTTGGCTACTGCGTGTTCAGTGAATACTCGGCACCCATGCCTTCTCCAGCTGATGTACCAAATCCCGGAGACTCTCAACACCAGCACTTCCCTTCTTTGGGttctgaagaagaagaggttTCTAAAGTCGTGGAAATTGAGGATGGTCAAACTCAAGTGCAACAAAAAGATCAGAAAGAAATTACCCAGGTTTCTCAAAAACATGTGTTGGAAAAGAAAGATCCACCAGTAAAGACCTCCTTGATTCTGGAGAAAGCTGTGACTAGTGGATTAAAACCAGATCGCTTACTAATCCCAATGACGGCTTCGAAAGACCGTCTTACTGAACTTCGTCTGGAGACTGGCCTACCTGGGGACATAAAGATCCAGGCAATACCTGAGGTGGATATCGAAAAAGACCCCTCTAGAGAGGCCTCACCCATTCCACCGGACAACTCCTTTACTTTCACTCCTGCAGAAACCGGAAGTAGATTTCCCCTGAGTCCCATCAGCCCCAAATCTGAAGGAACCCTAGAAACTCAAGGCGGTGAGCCACAGGGGAAAGATGATATGTCCAACAAATCTTCAGAATCCAAGAGTGTTGATGAAGATCTGGAGGCAAACAAAGCGATGGCAAAGACTGAGGTTGTAGatcaacaagaaaaagctgAGGAAGCAGACAGAACCACGACAGTATCATTGGAGCCTTTACAAGATAGTTTGGAAGAAAAACCTTTGAGCtcaggagaaacagaaacacaaacaccttCAGAAGTTTCTCAGCATTTAAGCATTGAAAAGGCAGGAGGTGAAAAGACTCCCCAAATCCAATTACCAGAGTTAACGCTAACAAAAGACTCATCAAGGCCACAAGTATTATCTCCAATCATTGTAATACCTCAAGCACAAGTagacgaagaggaggatgaCATTGAGATTGCGGAAGAACCTCAAGAGATTATGGAAGAACCTGAAGAGATTCTGCACTCCAAGAGTAATATAATAGCAGAAAGTATACCTGATATACCTGAAGCAGAGGAGCAGAAGGACCAAATGAGACTGATGGTTTGTGATAAGACACTGGACGATGATCCCAAGTCAGGAGCTGAAGAATGGAGCCATAGTGCCCTAAACAGCGACGAAGGGGAACCTGCTACAGACAGTTCACACTTGTCCCCATGTTCTGACCACGACCTATTACAGCAGTCTGAGGAAGGtgatgaggaagaaaaagaggaagaggaccTGCAGGTAGATAAGATGAAATGGACAAAAGAAGAGAATGAAGGGGTAAAGAAAGATAAAGCTTATCAAGAGGTAGTGGAAGGAGTTGATTATGATGCAACTGGTgatgaaaaagagaagaaggtcCTGATTGAAGAGGATGGAACCAAAGAGAAAGACATAGAGATTGGTGAAGAAGCAAGTCTGGCAACTAACGATGAAACCACAATGAATGTGTCCATCCTGGATACAGACAGTGGCTGGATGGACCCTCAAG ATGATGACAAAAGTATCATGACTGAGCAAATCGAAGCCCTTCCTCAGACACAGAGTTCTACTGCTGCATCTACGGTGGTGGACTGCCCTGCTAAACAGTTACCCGGCAAAGGAAGGGGCCGCCTTGGCACTGCTGAATGCAGAGTGACACGCAAAGCACCGACCTACCATCCGCCAAGAGAGgagataagaaagaaaaaag TAGGCGTGAGGAGGGCTGACCAGAGTAAGGTGTCAGCCCTCCAAAGTCGCTCTCCATCTCGAAAGAGTGGAGCCAAAGTGGCGGCCAGACATCCTAGGCCTGCTCCGCTTCACGGCTCTGCTAAGCGCAAGGCCACAG GTATGGCACAACACCAGCCGCTCAGTGTGGCCCAGCCGTCCAGGGAGAGGCCCACT GAGAGAACATACCGTAGCCCGGAGAAGAGGTCATCCCTTCCTAGGCCAGCCAAGTCTCTGACTCGCCATATTCCTGCTGCTGAGCAAGAGGACAGCACCCCCTCCAGGCCAACCT GCACAGACTCAGCCCGGTCCCGGTCGGTCCGCAGTGGCGCCTCCACCCCAGGGTCTGCCGTCACACCCGGCACACCGCCCAGCTACTCCTGCCGCACCCCGGGGTCGCGCACCCCCGGCAGCCACACCCCCAAATCCTTCAGCGTCCTCCAGGAGAAGAAGGTGGCAGTGATCCGGACCCCGCCCAAGTCCCCTTCGTCAGTCCAGCGGCAGCTGAAGGTCATCAACCAGCCGCTTCCCGACCTGAAGAATGTAAAGTCCAAGGTCGGGTCCACAGCCAACCTCAAGCACCAGCCGAAAGGAGGACAG gttcaGATTTTAAGCGAGAAGCTGGACTTCACTCATGTTCAGTCAAAGTGCGGCTCCAAGGATAATCTGAAGCACACGCCCAAAGGAGGCCAT GTTCAAATCCAGACCAAGAAGATCGACTTGAGCCACATCACCGCCAAATGTGGCTCCATGTCCAACATTCATCATAGACCTG GGGGAGGACACATTCGTATCGAGAACGTGAAGCTGGATTTCAAAGATAAGGCTCACGCCAAAGTCGGCTCCCTGGACAATGCCAGCCACATGCCTGGAGGAGGGAATGTCATG ATCGAGAGCCACAAGCTGAGCTTCCGGGAAACGGCCAAAGCCCGCGTGGACCACGGCGCCGAAATCATCATCACCCACTCCCCCGGTGTGGAGACGGGGGGCACGTCTCCACGCCTGTCGTCCGCCGGCAGCATCAACATAACGGAGTCGCCCCAGCTGTCCACGCTGGCGCAGGACGTCACAGCCGCGCTGGCCAAGCAGGGCTTATGA
- the LOC122827220 gene encoding microtubule-associated protein tau-like isoform X1, with amino-acid sequence MADGTQPEDHWAANGQENGENGYSSYGYRENGYHAAAAAPPPVTVDDSANLPPSPPPSPSAEQTGPLGQAQPAESKTSCESEVQEGECPVTSEEELALSKHPTTSEKDLSEGSSTEQIDKDRGDNKEESPEDCKPLESKVKDHEDILPTEDAGSLKTENNAGVMLPKKSQAPLNESTEKTEEGETISQGNEDNSIQKETVQLKERSDKDSKTYFETSKSQEEGLSQGYYELNLTSEKGYDRALDQFEEREKKNVRISPDKAQLEQRRLSLNIPSGSSTEMTVKVDKSRRFSESLCPVSGSFEGTEVPPITPFVEMYTSPLKPVISIISTPTPSDNIQTMQDASAEGHGSSSDQSESFSDMLDLAGVPLRPSIQMRDHMRRKSMPASALLGNAFDKLSLSEQILTEVAGENQQEEFGYCVFSEYSAPMPSPADVPNPGDSQHQHFPSLGSEEEEVSKVVEIEDGQTQVQQKDQKEITQVSQKHVLEKKDPPVKTSLILEKAVTSGLKPDRLLIPMTASKDRLTELRLETGLPGDIKIQAIPEVDIEKDPSREASPIPPDNSFTFTPAETGSRFPLSPISPKSEGTLETQGGEPQGKDDMSNKSSESKSVDEDLEANKAMAKTEVVDQQEKAEEADRTTTVSLEPLQDSLEEKPLSSGETETQTPSEVSQHLSIEKAGGEKTPQIQLPELTLTKDSSRPQVLSPIIVIPQAQVDEEEDDIEIAEEPQEIMEEPEEILHSKSNIIAESIPDIPEAEEQKDQMRLMVCDKTLDDDPKSGAEEWSHSALNSDEGEPATDSSHLSPCSDHDLLQQSEEGDEEEKEEEDLQVDKMKWTKEENEGVKKDKAYQEVVEGVDYDATGDEKEKKVLIEEDGTKEKDIEIGEEASLATNDETTMNVSILDTDSGWMDPQDDDKSIMTEQIEALPQTQSSTAASTVVDCPAKQLPGKGRGRLGTAECRVTRKAPTYHPPREEIRKKKGVRRADQSKVSALQSRSPSRKSGAKVAARHPRPAPLHGSAKRKATGMAQHQPLSVAQPSRERPTSRQRKSSPTRAVLLKMAVQRGGGCPRPGSACSLKRSPLVEAVICEARPSSACSRPAPPPNKWERTYRSPEKRSSLPRPAKSLTRHIPAAEQEDSTPSRPTSIRTDSRGDGRSGRAPSTAGTDSARSRSVRSGASTPGSAVTPGTPPSYSCRTPGSRTPGSHTPKSFSVLQEKKVAVIRTPPKSPSSVQRQLKVINQPLPDLKNVKSKVGSTANLKHQPKGGQVQILSEKLDFTHVQSKCGSKDNLKHTPKGGHVQIQTKKIDLSHITAKCGSMSNIHHRPGGGHIRIENVKLDFKDKAHAKVGSLDNASHMPGGGNVMIESHKLSFRETAKARVDHGAEIIITHSPGVETGGTSPRLSSAGSINITESPQLSTLAQDVTAALAKQGL; translated from the exons ATGGCAGACGGCACGCAGCCAGAGGACCACTGGGCCGCCAATGGCCAGGAGAACGGAGAGAACGGCTACTCATCCTACGGCTACCGGGAGAACGGTTACCACGCTGCGGCGGCCGCTCCGCCTCCAGTAACAG TGGACGACTCGGCCAACCTgcctccctcccctcccccaTCTCCATCCGCTGAGCAGACTGGGCCCCTGGGACAAG CCCAGCCAGCGGAGAGCAAAACATCTTGTGAATCTGAGGTGCAAGAAGGCGAATGTCCTGTAACTTCTGAAGAAGAACTTGCTTTGAGTAAACATCCCACTACTTCAGAGAAAGATCTCTCGGAGGGGTCCTCAACTGAACAGATTGATAAAGACAGAGGAGATAACAAAGAAGAATCCCCTGAAGACTGCAAGCCTTTGGAGTCTAAAGTCAAGGACCATGAAGATATTTTGCCTACAGAAGATGCGGGAAGcctcaaaacagaaaataatgccGGAGTTATGTTACCCAAGAAGTCACAAGCTCCTTTGAATGAAAGTACTGAGAAGACTGAGGAAGGAGAAACAATAAGTCAGGGCAATGAGGACAATAGCATTCAGAAAGAAACAGTGCAGTTAAAAGAACGATCAGATAAAGATTCAAAGACTTACTTTGAAACATCAAAAAGTCAAGAAGAGGGATTGTCACAAGGCTATTATGAACTCAATTTAACCTCAGAGAAAGGGTATGACAGAGCTCTGGATCAATTTGAAGAAcgagagaagaaaaatgtgaggATATCACCTGATAAAGCACAGTTAGAGCAACGCAGACTGTCCTTGAACATTCCTAGTGGGTCTTCAACAGAAATGACTGTAAAAGTAGACAAGTCGAGGAGATTCTCTGAAAGCTTGTGTCCAGTCAGCGGAAGCTTTGAGGGGACAGAAGTTCCTCCAATAACCCCATTTGTTGAAATGTATACTTCACCACTTAAGCCTGTAATTTCCATTATCTCAACACCAACACCATCTGATAACATCCAGACAATGCAAGATGCTTCTGCTGAGGGGCATGGTTCTAGctctgaccaatcagaaagcTTCTCTGATATGTTGGACTTGGCTGGAGTCCCACTTCGTCCGTCAATACAGATGAGGGACCACATGAGACGAAAATCAATGCCAGCCAGTGCACTCCTCGGTAATGCCTTTGACAAGTTGAGTCTATCAGAACAAATTTTGACAGAGGTGGCAGGGGAGAATCAACAGGAGGAGTTTGGCTACTGCGTGTTCAGTGAATACTCGGCACCCATGCCTTCTCCAGCTGATGTACCAAATCCCGGAGACTCTCAACACCAGCACTTCCCTTCTTTGGGttctgaagaagaagaggttTCTAAAGTCGTGGAAATTGAGGATGGTCAAACTCAAGTGCAACAAAAAGATCAGAAAGAAATTACCCAGGTTTCTCAAAAACATGTGTTGGAAAAGAAAGATCCACCAGTAAAGACCTCCTTGATTCTGGAGAAAGCTGTGACTAGTGGATTAAAACCAGATCGCTTACTAATCCCAATGACGGCTTCGAAAGACCGTCTTACTGAACTTCGTCTGGAGACTGGCCTACCTGGGGACATAAAGATCCAGGCAATACCTGAGGTGGATATCGAAAAAGACCCCTCTAGAGAGGCCTCACCCATTCCACCGGACAACTCCTTTACTTTCACTCCTGCAGAAACCGGAAGTAGATTTCCCCTGAGTCCCATCAGCCCCAAATCTGAAGGAACCCTAGAAACTCAAGGCGGTGAGCCACAGGGGAAAGATGATATGTCCAACAAATCTTCAGAATCCAAGAGTGTTGATGAAGATCTGGAGGCAAACAAAGCGATGGCAAAGACTGAGGTTGTAGatcaacaagaaaaagctgAGGAAGCAGACAGAACCACGACAGTATCATTGGAGCCTTTACAAGATAGTTTGGAAGAAAAACCTTTGAGCtcaggagaaacagaaacacaaacaccttCAGAAGTTTCTCAGCATTTAAGCATTGAAAAGGCAGGAGGTGAAAAGACTCCCCAAATCCAATTACCAGAGTTAACGCTAACAAAAGACTCATCAAGGCCACAAGTATTATCTCCAATCATTGTAATACCTCAAGCACAAGTagacgaagaggaggatgaCATTGAGATTGCGGAAGAACCTCAAGAGATTATGGAAGAACCTGAAGAGATTCTGCACTCCAAGAGTAATATAATAGCAGAAAGTATACCTGATATACCTGAAGCAGAGGAGCAGAAGGACCAAATGAGACTGATGGTTTGTGATAAGACACTGGACGATGATCCCAAGTCAGGAGCTGAAGAATGGAGCCATAGTGCCCTAAACAGCGACGAAGGGGAACCTGCTACAGACAGTTCACACTTGTCCCCATGTTCTGACCACGACCTATTACAGCAGTCTGAGGAAGGtgatgaggaagaaaaagaggaagaggaccTGCAGGTAGATAAGATGAAATGGACAAAAGAAGAGAATGAAGGGGTAAAGAAAGATAAAGCTTATCAAGAGGTAGTGGAAGGAGTTGATTATGATGCAACTGGTgatgaaaaagagaagaaggtcCTGATTGAAGAGGATGGAACCAAAGAGAAAGACATAGAGATTGGTGAAGAAGCAAGTCTGGCAACTAACGATGAAACCACAATGAATGTGTCCATCCTGGATACAGACAGTGGCTGGATGGACCCTCAAG ATGATGACAAAAGTATCATGACTGAGCAAATCGAAGCCCTTCCTCAGACACAGAGTTCTACTGCTGCATCTACGGTGGTGGACTGCCCTGCTAAACAGTTACCCGGCAAAGGAAGGGGCCGCCTTGGCACTGCTGAATGCAGAGTGACACGCAAAGCACCGACCTACCATCCGCCAAGAGAGgagataagaaagaaaaaag GCGTGAGGAGGGCTGACCAGAGTAAGGTGTCAGCCCTCCAAAGTCGCTCTCCATCTCGAAAGAGTGGAGCCAAAGTGGCGGCCAGACATCCTAGGCCTGCTCCGCTTCACGGCTCTGCTAAGCGCAAGGCCACAG GTATGGCACAACACCAGCCGCTCAGTGTGGCCCAGCCGTCCAGGGAGAGGCCCACT TCGCGACAGAGAAAATCT AGCCCCACAAGGGCTGTTCTGTTAAAGATGGCAGTGCAGCGTGGCGGGGGGTGCCCCCGGCCGGGCTCTGCCTGCAGCCTTAAACGGAGCCCCCTGGTGGAGGCGGTGATATGCGAGGCTCGGCCCTCCTCTGCCTGCTCCCGCCCTGCCCCTCCACCAAACAAATGG GAGAGAACATACCGTAGCCCGGAGAAGAGGTCATCCCTTCCTAGGCCAGCCAAGTCTCTGACTCGCCATATTCCTGCTGCTGAGCAAGAGGACAGCACCCCCTCCAGGCCAACCT CGATCCGAACCGACTCCAGAGGAGACGGCAGGTCTGGAAGAGCCCCTAGTACGGCAG GCACAGACTCAGCCCGGTCCCGGTCGGTCCGCAGTGGCGCCTCCACCCCAGGGTCTGCCGTCACACCCGGCACACCGCCCAGCTACTCCTGCCGCACCCCGGGGTCGCGCACCCCCGGCAGCCACACCCCCAAATCCTTCAGCGTCCTCCAGGAGAAGAAGGTGGCAGTGATCCGGACCCCGCCCAAGTCCCCTTCGTCAGTCCAGCGGCAGCTGAAGGTCATCAACCAGCCGCTTCCCGACCTGAAGAATGTAAAGTCCAAGGTCGGGTCCACAGCCAACCTCAAGCACCAGCCGAAAGGAGGACAG gttcaGATTTTAAGCGAGAAGCTGGACTTCACTCATGTTCAGTCAAAGTGCGGCTCCAAGGATAATCTGAAGCACACGCCCAAAGGAGGCCAT GTTCAAATCCAGACCAAGAAGATCGACTTGAGCCACATCACCGCCAAATGTGGCTCCATGTCCAACATTCATCATAGACCTG GGGGAGGACACATTCGTATCGAGAACGTGAAGCTGGATTTCAAAGATAAGGCTCACGCCAAAGTCGGCTCCCTGGACAATGCCAGCCACATGCCTGGAGGAGGGAATGTCATG ATCGAGAGCCACAAGCTGAGCTTCCGGGAAACGGCCAAAGCCCGCGTGGACCACGGCGCCGAAATCATCATCACCCACTCCCCCGGTGTGGAGACGGGGGGCACGTCTCCACGCCTGTCGTCCGCCGGCAGCATCAACATAACGGAGTCGCCCCAGCTGTCCACGCTGGCGCAGGACGTCACAGCCGCGCTGGCCAAGCAGGGCTTATGA